The genomic window GGGGAAACTGTAATATGAACTGCAGGAGTGCTAAACTGCTCACTGCATCATATAATTACCAACACAAATTATCAATGTATAAATCTAACTCGCTAAGACTGCAGACAGTTTCTTCTCCGTGCATCATTTTATTATATCCATGTATGTGGTTACAGTCAAATCATATAAAATGGTCAAATTGCTCCAGAACTCTGTACCACCTTCACTTACAGTCTTCAGTCCTATTGGTTGTTGCTTGTGAAATTCGCTGCTCATTTACATAAAGTTAAACTTTTCcgaactttttattttttacttttgtcaCTTGACAAGTAAAACAAGTAAAACAACTTTGAATATCCACAccgaaattatatatatttattatatatttaaaaatattttcaaaaacagttcttataaattgtaataatactaatatttcacaattttttttactctatttactgtattttttattttttttatatatatatatatatatatatatatatatatatatatatatatatatatatatatatatatatttatatatatatatataatataattattaaaaaatgtcaCTGTTGCAGCCAAAGTCCTCTGTGAATGGCCTTCTGGCAGAGATGATTGCTAAGTTTGAGGAGGAACCTCCGCTGGGCACCAGATCTTCAGCATATGGCGACAGTCCCAACGATCTACTGGCCTATGTGTCAAATCTCAAAGTTAATGAAGGTTTGTCTTGGATGGACATACAAATATGCAGTTGCAAATGTTGAGTACCGCTTTTATGAATTAAAATCATGATATGATCTGTAATTGCTCTTATAGGTGTAAATCGGCCTGATCAAGAGGTTAAAGTGTCTGTGATTGGTGGGGGAGATTTGGGAATAGCTGCTGTGTTGAGTATTATGGCAAAAGTAACTACATGATTTGTCTTTTGTTTGCCAGAAATAGCTTATGGCTACGTAACCACATTTGTATGACCAGTCTGTATTGTCATACTTTCCGTCATAGTGCTCTGTTGACAAACTGGTTTTTATTGACATCCCTGAGAGTTCAACCAAAGGCGGCACAATGGATTTGGAGATTTTCAGTTTACCAAAGGTCGAGGTGTCGAAAGgtgatttttatcattatattaAGTACCACACATGTCCCCATTTTAATATGTAAAGAACAGTTGAATTGCaaattgtttattttcaaatctttttcttttttttttaaatctcacaataTCTGTCCATAACATGTCTGGATCATATTTCActccaaaaatatattttgttttgtgacgattattttcatgacatttaaacacattttcaaaatctaattttttttttttaatataatttatataatattatagtattgttaatatttgtaattagcttttatttctatatttatagtttaatttgaatttgtttgtttttagcacTTATGTTATGTGCTTATGATCTTATGTGTtgtcatttattaataatttctatttaatttattttcatttcatgtttagttttagtaattttaagtttttatcttctgattttattttcagctttattttttaatgaccaaaaacaatttttaattgtttggtttattgtttatttctacttttattttttttacattaatgtCCAAATTATATTCTAGAAataatgtgttcataatttcagCCCTCCAATATGTGAAGATGTGTTATTTTACTATAATTATATAGTTATATTTCctgctttcattttatttttatttaaagttgtGTTAATAATTGTGTTAATAAACACTACAAAgtgtttacatgtttttttttaccgtcTACATCGTAAAGTTATCCAGCCCCTCCTACACAACAGATAGTGACTGACAGACTGTCTTTAACCTCAATTTCATAGACCTGTCGGCCTCAGCGGGCTCTAAAGTGGTGGTCGTCACAGCGAATGCCTGGAGTGATGAGCAGTCATATTTGAGTGTAGTTCAGACTAATGTGGACATGTACAGAGGAATCATCCCTCATCTCGCCCAGCTGAGTCCAAAGGCTGTGCTGCTCATCGCCTCTCAACCAGGTTAGTGATCGGCAGCTAGCGTCGCCTGTGCTTAAATGGGTCCCATTTATTTTCTTCATTCATGATTTAGTCAGCATCTACTAATCTGAAATATAACAGACAGCAAAATCTTGCTTTATTGACCATGAATGTGAACTCTGACCTTAATGTTCACAGTGGACATTATGACACATGTTGCCTGGAGACAAAGTAATCTTCTGCCCACTCAAGTGATCGGTGTGGGGTGTAATCTGGACTCAGAGAGACTGTCTCACATCATCAACATTTCACTGGTGGCAAATAACACAGGCAAGCAGGCCTGGGTCATTGGAGAACTCTCAGAGAACAAGGGTGAGTGCTTCAGTGTTCATAAAATCATTTTCAAATCTTTATATGATGTTTAGATGAGCTTATGAAGTTAGAAAAGTTTCTTTTGTATTAAAAAagctgaaatatatttttttaaaacatcatttttcaaacacttaaaggtgccatagaacgcttttttacaagatataatataagtctaaggtgtcccctgaatgtgtctgtgaagtttcagctcaaaataccccatagattttttttttaattaatttttttaactgcctattttggggcatcattaaatatgcgccgaatcagcatgcggcccctttaaatgctcacgctccccgcccccaggctcgcgactctataataaattgcataaacaaagttcacacagctaatataaccctcaaatggatctttacaaagtgtttgtcatgcagcataaccgattatgtaagtatagtatttatttggatgtttacatttgattctgaatgagtttgatagtgctccatggctaacgggctaaagctaacattacacactgttggagagatttataaagaatgaagttgtgtttatgcattatacagaatgcaagtgtttaaaaatgaaaatagtgacggctcttgtctcctgaatacagtaagaaacaatggtaactttaaacaagtttaacagtatattagcaacatgctaatgaaacatttagaaagacaatttacaaatatcactaaaaatatcatttaatcatggatcatgtcagttattatcgctccagctgccatttttcgctattgaccttgcttgcttacctgctaACTCTTGCTAACtctgaaaaacaaacatttgcatCATGGTCACATTAGCAAATCGACTGTGCACTGATAATAAACGTGATTGCTCTATATGATTGTTCCTCAGTGGCAGTGTGGGGTAACATGGGGCCGGGAACTGACCAACTACAAGCATTATGCCCAGTGTCCAACTCCACCAAACCCTTGATGGACAGGTATGGGTTTAAATGATCACCGTTCCATATAATTTTCATATTGTTTGTAatagaaatgtaaaaattaattgtatttgtttattgcattattaagTGTGAACGGTTTGATATGCTTTCAGGGCGTTAGAGATGCTCAAGGgcagaggtcagaggtcatggTCAGTTGGGTTATCCATTGCTGGCATCACTCACAGCATCGTAACAGACCAAAAGAAAATACACTCTGTCACAACACTGGCTGAGGTATGTTACTTACCTTGTAGAACATCTGTTAATAACTTTATTACTTAACAGTATTAACATGCAATTAACTTTCATAAGGGTTTATTTAAGTCATATTTTGTAAATGCAAACCTTATAGAGTGCATTAGTTTCTGCCCACCTTTTTAGCTGTGTTGGTTCTGGAAGTATTTTTTCCCACTCATTTTAAAGTCTTTGTTAAAGTGTTctaagccatgaaccaaaccaaccacCTACAAAGTGAATCACAACATTGCAAACTTGTGTTTGAAGCAAaaagtctgtttacataaagaacgagtcccagctagtaggcatgtgaggatgctgctggtggtggatcatttatagccttttctcacaggagctggaataattaaacgtaataattttgatggcggattgtatggtatgacaaattaacgttagagattagactgtacagaaattaaagtcttcaggtaatgctaatacacactaaatacacatagccccggtttcacagacaaggcttaagctgatcctagactaaaatgcatgtttgatgCAACTGAAAGTATCTTGTtttgacatatcttaaaatatgccagtgccataatgttttttctagtgtacgtttataaaagatactcaaatatcctaattgaactaagacctaacctggcttaggctaagacctgtctgtgaaaccgggccatagTCTCGCAACGCTGATGCTGTAAAcatattaacaatttgagaacagtagaacaataataataatctgcaTGGTTTAATGTgatgagctaagcgatcgttagatttaaatCGCCATTTGTAGCGcgatttattataaatgtttttttttctcagttggtcagaacaaaagtggcagatttgaTACTTGGTCAGATGAtattttctggtgaaaattcttattttggtcatactttcaagactaCAATCTTACAACCTACAGCCGCACAATACAGTTTAATATCCATGTGTTAATGTTGAGATCATCTATTTGCAAGCCTCCATTGTCTCCAACATGTGTGCATTTCCTTCATTCAGGGTTGGGGTGGAATCGGTTCCAAAGTGTTCCTCAGCTTGCCATGCATCCTCGGGGAAAGTGGCTCTACCAGATTACCAGGTGT from Chanodichthys erythropterus isolate Z2021 chromosome 24, ASM2448905v1, whole genome shotgun sequence includes these protein-coding regions:
- the uevld gene encoding ubiquitin-conjugating enzyme E2 variant 3; protein product: MDLSSESVKKVLSKYKFRDVAIEELQKVSRVYTDMEVKSGTYTFNDSLQKDLLKLVGNIPIRYQGHSYNLPILLWLLDSFPFTPPICFLRPTSSMVIREGKHVDSKGRIHLPGLHNWDHPKSSVNGLLAEMIAKFEEEPPLGTRSSAYGDSPNDLLAYVSNLKVNEGVNRPDQEVKVSVIGGGDLGIAAVLSIMAKCSVDKLVFIDIPESSTKGGTMDLEIFSLPKVEVSKDLSASAGSKVVVVTANAWSDEQSYLSVVQTNVDMYRGIIPHLAQLSPKAVLLIASQPVDIMTHVAWRQSNLLPTQVIGVGCNLDSERLSHIINISLVANNTGKQAWVIGELSENKVAVWGNMGPGTDQLQALCPVSNSTKPLMDRALEMLKGRGQRSWSVGLSIAGITHSIVTDQKKIHSVTTLAEGWGGIGSKVFLSLPCILGESGSTRLPGVALGSEDEMKVRESVACQVNLFMQLKM